The Pseudomonas sp. IAC-BECa141 genome contains the following window.
GGTGTCGCCCGGACGGTTCTTCGGCATCACCGAGAGCATCAGGTCGGTATAGAAACCTTCCTTCATGCCGAACGTGGCGCCGAGGCCATAGTTCGGATCGCGGATCTGCTTGGGGAAGAACGCCGGGGCGTAGAGGCCGCCCATGTCCAGGGAGCCGGTGCGGAACAGCTCGGCGATCTGGTTGGGGTTTTCGCCCAGGGTCACCACACGCTCCTTGAGCTCGGCGAGTTTCTTGAAGCCCGGTTCGATGTTGTGCTCGTCACCACCGGCCAGTTTGGCGGCGATGATGATCAGGTCCATGGCCTCGGTCCAGTTCGGCGGCGGCAGGAAAATGTTCGGCGCCAGATCGGCGTCCCACAGCGCGGCGTAACTGTCCGGCGCGGTGGTCTGGGTGCGAGTGCTGTAGACCAGACTGTTGCACCACAGCAGGTAACCGATGCCGTGACCGTTGGCCCCGGTGCGGTATTTTTCCGGGACGTCGATCAGGTTGGGAATGCGGTTGAGATCGGGCTTTTCCAGCAGTCCGGCAGCGGCCAGACCTTCGGCGCCGACCCCGGCCAGGGTGATGATGTCGTACTGCGGACGGTCACCGCCGGCCTTGAGTTTGGCGACCATTTCCGAAGTGCTGCCGGTACGGTCGGCAATCACTTTGGCGCCGGTCTTGGCTTCGAACGTTGCAGCGATGTTGCGCAGCGCGGCCAGGCCCGTGTCATCGGACCAGGTCAGCAGGCGCAGGGTCTTGCCGGCAAAGCGGGTGTCGCTGGCACTGGCCCGGATGAAGGGCATGCTCATGGCCGCCGCAGCCACCGAGGCCACGCCGACGGTTTTGATGAATTGACGCCTGTTCAGATCGTGCTCGCCCATTTAGGACTCCCATTATTCTTCTAAGTATGAGATTGATCGCAACCCTTGCATCTGCCTGACCGATGTTGCCCAAGCGCCCGGTTTCAAAGGGCTTGAGCGTGGTCTGCGGGTTCATCCTGAGGTCGTGCAAAACACCTGACTATCGATAAAAACTCATTGGAGCCATGACGCCGGCGCATGCCTCGTTGCGAGGCATGCGCTGACCTTTTTCGGGCATTCAGAGCGCGCGAATCACGTGCTTGATTTCCTGAAATGCCGCCAGACCCCACGGCCCCAACTCGCGACCGATGCTGCTCTGCTTGTAACCACCCCACGCGGTCTGCGGGAAGATCACCTGCGGCGCGTTGAGCCATACCAGCCCCGCCTGCAAGGCGTTGGCGACCCGATCCGCCGTCTCGGCATTGCGCGTGACGACACTGGCGACCAGACCGAACTGGCTATCGTTGGCCAGGGCAATCGCCTCGGCTTCCGAAGCGAAACTGCGCACGCAGATCACCGGGCCGAAGATCTCTTCACACCACAGCGCACTGTCGAGGGGCACTTCGGTGAAGATCGTCGGCTGCAAGAAATAGCCGCGCGGCAGATCGGCGGGACGATTGCCGCCACAAATCAGCCTGGCCCCGGCACTCAGCCCACGGTCGATATGACCGAGCACCCGCTGGTACTGCGCCTGATTGACCAGTGCGCCCATCTCGACTTCAGGATCGAACGGATCGGCGACAC
Protein-coding sequences here:
- a CDS encoding extracellular solute-binding protein; its protein translation is MGEHDLNRRQFIKTVGVASVAAAAMSMPFIRASASDTRFAGKTLRLLTWSDDTGLAALRNIAATFEAKTGAKVIADRTGSTSEMVAKLKAGGDRPQYDIITLAGVGAEGLAAAGLLEKPDLNRIPNLIDVPEKYRTGANGHGIGYLLWCNSLVYSTRTQTTAPDSYAALWDADLAPNIFLPPPNWTEAMDLIIIAAKLAGGDEHNIEPGFKKLAELKERVVTLGENPNQIAELFRTGSLDMGGLYAPAFFPKQIRDPNYGLGATFGMKEGFYTDLMLSVMPKNRPGDTDLAYAFIDHSLDPLVQGKMAEDIFNGPVNAKAIISAEARKSPFILTPEQIAEKAIMHDNAFLATVHDQWIRRYTEIFSS